The genomic region TCGTAGAGCAATTAAAGTAGCAAAGGCGAAGGAAAGCGCTGGTACCCGTGCTGCAATGTCTCTATCTACTATAACAAATAATATATCAATGGCTGATGAAAATGTATCGCCAATATGTCAAGATACAGGACTGCCAACATTCAAAATTAAAACTCCAGTTGGGGTTAATCAATTAGAAATAAAGAAAGCAATAAAAAATGCGATCGAGGAAGCAACAAAAGACGGAAAACTTCGTCCAAACTCAGTTGATTCACTAACAGGCGAAAATAGTGGAAATAACTTAGGTGACGGTGTTCCAGTTATTAAGTTTGAACAATGGGAAAAAGACTACATTGATGTCCGTCTCATATTAAAAGGCGGCGGATGTGAAAACAAGAACATCCAATATAGCCTTCCTTGTGAATTAGAAGGATTAGGACGTGCTGGTCGTGATCTCGATGGAATAAGAAAATGTATCATGCACTCTGTATATCAAGCACAAGGTCAAGGATGTAGTGCAGGCTTTATCGGTGTAGGTATTGGTGGAGATCGCTCAAGCGGCTATGATTTAGCAAAAGAGCAATTATTCCGCTCAGTCGATGATGTTAATCCAAACGAGGATCTTCGAAAATTAGAAGAGTATGTAATGGATAATGCCAATAGCCTTGGAATTGGGACGATGGGCTTTGGTGGAGAAACTACGTTATTAGGCTGTAAAGTTGGTGTTATGCACCGTATCCCAGCAAGTTTCTTCGTATCTGTTGCTTATAATTGTTGGGCATATCGCCGTTTAGGAGTGAAACTTGATCCTACTTCAGGTGAAATCCAAGATTGGATGTATCAAGAAGGGGAGAAGATTGATTTCTCTAAAGAAGTGGAAGAAGAAACTGAAGTTACCTCAGATTCTCGTGAGGTTGTACTTCAAGCACCAATTACTGAAGAGCAAATTCGCGATTTAAAAGTTGGAGATGTTGTAACCATTAACGGTATGATGTATACGGGCCGTGATGCTATCCATAAACATCTGTCAACGAATGAATCGCCAGTAGACTTGAACGGTCAAATCATCTACCATTGTGGTCCAGTTATGCTGAAGGATGCTGATGAAAAATGGCATGTAAAGGCTGCAGGGCCAACAACAAGTATTCGAGAAGAGCCTTACCAAGGTGACATTATGAAGAGATTTGGTATTCGTGCTGTTATCGGAAAAGGTGGTATGGGTGCAAAAACTTTAGCTGCGTTAAAAGAGCATGGTGGAGTGTACTTAAATGCAATTGGTGGAGCAGCTCAATACTATGCTGACTGTATTAAATCAGTCGAAGGTGTAGATTTAATGCAATTTGGTATACCTGAAGCAATGTGGCACTTAAAGGTAGAAGGCTTTAAAGCTGTTGTAACAATGGATTCCCACGGGAACAGCTTACATCAAGATGTAGAAAAAACATCTCTTGAAAAGCTTGCTCAATTTAAAGAGCCAGTATTCAAATAATGGAATAATGAACAAGAGACAGGTCCCAATGTACCTGTCTCTTTTCTTTTGGAAAACCTTTCAGAGCATGAAAGAATGAAGATAACAAACAATAAGTTTGAAGATAAAAGTGACATTCAATATATATAAAGTTACATGAACATGAAAGGAGTGAAAATTTTGAAGTTTAAACTATCATGGATCATCACAATGATCATGCTACTCACAGTTCCGTTAGTTCAACAGGCAAACGCAACTAACTATTCAAATGCAAAAACGCATTGGGGTTTCAAGAAGAGTGTAAATCATGAAGCACCTTCTGCCGGAAAGCAGTTAGACGATCTTTTAGATCAATATAATGGTTTTTATTTAGGAGATACATCAAAAAAAGAAATTTACCTTACTTTTGATAATGGATATGAGAATGGGTTTACCCCGCAAGTTCTTGATGTGTTAAAAAAGAAGAACGTACCTGCAACTTTCTTTGTAACAGGTCATTATTTGAAAACAGAATCAGCGCTTATAAAAAGGATGGTAGATGAAGGCCATATTGTTGGAAACCATTCATGGCATCATCCTGATTTAACTGAAGTGAGTGACATTCGCTTAAAAAAGGAATTGGAATTAGTTCAGAAAGAATACGAAAAAATCACCGGAAAGAAAGGTATGACATATTTACGTCCACCTAGAGGTGTTTTCAGCGAAAGAACCCTAGCACTGGCGGAACAATTAGGGTATACAAATGTGTTTTGGTCACTTGCGTTTGTTGATTGGTATACAGACAAACAACAAGGGTGGAAATACTCCTATGATCAGGTCATGAAGCAAATACATCCGGGAGCCATTTTATTACTTCACACTGTCTCAAAAGACAACGCTGATGCATTAGAAAAAATCATCACTGATCTTGAAAAACAGGGTTATACGTTCAAAAGCTTAGATGATTTAATGATGGATAAAACACTTCCTCATCCATGGCTTTTCAGTTATACAAATCCCACACCCTAAAGATGACAACTTTAGGGTTTTCCGTATTCCGTTTATGCCATCATTTAGCATTACCAATATACATGATATAATACGAACTAATACATAAAATTAAAGTGGAGCGGATTCTTTTGAAAAATAAACAACAAGCTGGAGCTGTCTTAGAAAAAGGACAAGCATTTCCTTTAACAATAAAAAGATTGGGTATTAACGGTGAAGGTGTAGGCTATTTTAAACGTAAAGTAGTATTTGTCCCGGGTGCACTACCTGGCGAAGAAATTGTGGCAGAGGCTACAAATGTTCAAAACTCATTTATTGAAGGTAAGGTTAAAAAAATTCGAAAGTCATCACCTGATCGAGTTGCACCTCCCTGTCCTGTCTTTGAAACATGTGGAGGGTGTCAGTTGCAGCATTTA from Bacillus sp. BGMRC 2118 harbors:
- a CDS encoding fumarate hydratase; translation: MQKLQESMYKLIVETSTNLPKDVRRAIKVAKAKESAGTRAAMSLSTITNNISMADENVSPICQDTGLPTFKIKTPVGVNQLEIKKAIKNAIEEATKDGKLRPNSVDSLTGENSGNNLGDGVPVIKFEQWEKDYIDVRLILKGGGCENKNIQYSLPCELEGLGRAGRDLDGIRKCIMHSVYQAQGQGCSAGFIGVGIGGDRSSGYDLAKEQLFRSVDDVNPNEDLRKLEEYVMDNANSLGIGTMGFGGETTLLGCKVGVMHRIPASFFVSVAYNCWAYRRLGVKLDPTSGEIQDWMYQEGEKIDFSKEVEEETEVTSDSREVVLQAPITEEQIRDLKVGDVVTINGMMYTGRDAIHKHLSTNESPVDLNGQIIYHCGPVMLKDADEKWHVKAAGPTTSIREEPYQGDIMKRFGIRAVIGKGGMGAKTLAALKEHGGVYLNAIGGAAQYYADCIKSVEGVDLMQFGIPEAMWHLKVEGFKAVVTMDSHGNSLHQDVEKTSLEKLAQFKEPVFK
- the pdaA gene encoding delta-lactam-biosynthetic de-N-acetylase; translation: MKGVKILKFKLSWIITMIMLLTVPLVQQANATNYSNAKTHWGFKKSVNHEAPSAGKQLDDLLDQYNGFYLGDTSKKEIYLTFDNGYENGFTPQVLDVLKKKNVPATFFVTGHYLKTESALIKRMVDEGHIVGNHSWHHPDLTEVSDIRLKKELELVQKEYEKITGKKGMTYLRPPRGVFSERTLALAEQLGYTNVFWSLAFVDWYTDKQQGWKYSYDQVMKQIHPGAILLLHTVSKDNADALEKIITDLEKQGYTFKSLDDLMMDKTLPHPWLFSYTNPTP